Proteins encoded within one genomic window of Prosthecobacter vanneervenii:
- a CDS encoding rhodanese-like domain-containing protein, translated as MTPETPLEISPTDVSYLMERPGPRTCRIIDCREESEWQICRLPDAQLVPLSRFGELAQQVFADTQEHIIIYCHHGMRSLRATQFLRQHGFVHTQSMRGGIDAWADMVDPATPRY; from the coding sequence ATGACGCCTGAGACCCCGCTCGAGATCAGCCCCACGGACGTCAGCTACCTGATGGAGCGTCCCGGTCCGCGCACCTGCCGAATCATCGACTGCCGTGAGGAGAGCGAGTGGCAGATCTGCCGCCTGCCGGACGCACAGCTTGTGCCTCTCTCTCGTTTCGGAGAGCTGGCCCAGCAGGTCTTTGCCGATACGCAGGAGCACATCATCATTTACTGCCACCACGGCATGCGCAGCCTGCGCGCCACCCAGTTTCTGCGGCAGCACGGCTTTGTCCATACTCAGAGCATGCGCGGCGGCATAGACGCCTGGGCGGACATGGTGGACCCCGCCACGCCACGGTACTGA